In Pseudomonas poae, a single genomic region encodes these proteins:
- a CDS encoding FAD/NAD(P)-binding oxidoreductase, with protein sequence MKPVVIVGAGPAGISAARTLLDHGVKPCLVDESLRGGGQIYRRQPANFQRSARQLYGFEASKAEAVHRTVDELAPLIDYRPETLVWNAEDGRLDMLNNSHATSIEYAQIIVATGATDRILPVPGWTLPGVYSLGAAQIALKYQGCAIGERVVFCGSGPLLYLVAYQYAKAGAKVVAVLDSAPFSAQCRALPALLGQPATLAKGVYYRAWLTAHGIPVHQGATLTHIDGEQRVSGIRWGDHTLECDAVAFAHALRSETQLADLLGCQFTWNALNRAWLPQRDNAGRSSVEGVYLAGDGAGIMGADAAQMAGERAALAVLEDCGIAIDHRRPAVLEQQLAGIHRFRQGLETAFPFPEQWAAQAPDDLILCRCEEVSVGDVRAVVDEGHWEINRVKAHCRVGMGRCQGRMCGLAAAEIVAERSGRAIEQVGRLRGQAPIKPLPFGVEVQP encoded by the coding sequence ATGAAGCCGGTGGTGATTGTAGGCGCAGGCCCAGCGGGGATCAGCGCGGCGCGCACCCTGCTCGACCACGGCGTCAAACCCTGTCTGGTGGATGAGAGCCTGCGCGGCGGCGGGCAGATCTATCGCCGCCAACCGGCAAATTTCCAGCGCTCGGCAAGGCAACTCTATGGCTTTGAGGCGAGCAAGGCCGAGGCCGTCCACCGCACCGTGGATGAGCTGGCACCGTTGATCGACTACCGCCCGGAAACCTTGGTGTGGAACGCCGAAGATGGCCGCCTGGATATGCTCAACAACAGCCACGCCACGAGCATCGAATACGCACAGATCATTGTTGCCACAGGCGCCACCGACCGCATCCTGCCGGTGCCGGGCTGGACCTTGCCCGGCGTGTACAGCCTGGGCGCGGCGCAGATCGCCTTGAAATACCAGGGCTGTGCCATTGGCGAGCGCGTTGTGTTTTGTGGCAGCGGGCCGTTGCTTTACCTGGTCGCGTATCAATATGCCAAGGCCGGTGCCAAGGTCGTCGCAGTCCTCGACAGCGCGCCGTTCAGCGCCCAGTGCCGCGCGTTACCGGCGCTGCTCGGGCAACCGGCGACCTTGGCCAAGGGCGTGTATTACCGCGCCTGGTTGACCGCCCATGGTATTCCTGTGCATCAGGGCGCGACGCTCACGCACATCGACGGTGAGCAGCGGGTCAGCGGCATTCGTTGGGGCGATCACACCCTTGAATGTGACGCCGTGGCCTTCGCCCACGCCCTGCGCAGCGAGACCCAACTGGCTGACTTGCTCGGCTGTCAATTCACCTGGAACGCACTGAATCGCGCCTGGTTGCCGCAGCGTGACAACGCCGGACGCAGCAGTGTCGAAGGCGTGTACCTGGCCGGCGACGGCGCGGGGATCATGGGCGCCGACGCCGCACAGATGGCCGGTGAACGTGCAGCGTTGGCGGTGTTGGAGGACTGCGGTATCGCGATAGATCATCGCCGCCCCGCTGTGCTGGAACAGCAATTGGCGGGCATCCACCGTTTTCGCCAGGGCCTGGAAACCGCGTTCCCCTTCCCCGAACAATGGGCAGCGCAGGCGCCAGACGACCTGATTCTGTGCCGTTGCGAAGAAGTCAGCGTCGGCGATGTGCGTGCGGTGGTGGATGAAGGGCATTGGGAGATCAATCGGGTCAAGGCCCATTGCCGTGTCGGCATGGGCCGCTGCCAAGGGCGCATGTGCGGGCTGGCGGCAGCGGAAATCGTGGCTGAACGCAGTGGTCGAGCGATTGAACAAGTGGGTCGTTTGCGCGGCCAGGCACCGATCAAGCCACTGCCGTTTGGCGTGGAGGTGCAGCCATGA
- a CDS encoding ammonia-dependent NAD(+) synthetase, giving the protein MQQRIARELNINRQLVQGGEAEEIQRRIDFIKATLRGSGCKALVLGISGGVDSLTAGRLCQLTVEQLRSEGYAARFIAMRLPYKTQADESDAQASLDFITPDQVDTLNIAASVDGLMASLTASEASAAHVDFIKGNVKARTRMIAQYAVANLHHGLVVGTDHGAEALMGFFTKFGDGACDLTPLSGLTKTQVRLLATALGAPDNLVHKHPTADLEELVPGKLDEHAYGCTYAEIDAYLMGEPVSERVRVIVEDAYGKTAHKRALPLAPL; this is encoded by the coding sequence ATGCAACAACGTATCGCACGGGAGCTCAATATCAATCGGCAACTGGTTCAAGGTGGTGAAGCCGAAGAGATTCAGCGGCGCATCGACTTTATCAAAGCCACATTGCGTGGCTCTGGCTGCAAGGCCCTGGTGCTGGGCATCAGCGGTGGTGTCGACTCTCTGACCGCCGGCCGCCTGTGCCAACTGACAGTGGAGCAGTTGCGCAGTGAAGGTTACGCTGCGCGCTTTATCGCCATGCGCCTGCCCTATAAAACCCAGGCCGACGAAAGCGATGCCCAAGCTTCCCTGGACTTCATCACCCCCGATCAGGTCGACACCCTGAACATCGCCGCCAGCGTCGACGGCCTCATGGCCAGCCTCACTGCCAGCGAAGCCAGCGCCGCCCATGTCGACTTCATCAAGGGCAACGTCAAGGCGCGCACGCGGATGATCGCCCAGTACGCCGTGGCCAACCTGCACCACGGCTTGGTGGTTGGTACTGACCACGGCGCCGAAGCGCTGATGGGCTTCTTCACCAAATTCGGCGATGGCGCCTGCGACCTCACGCCGCTGTCAGGCCTGACCAAGACACAGGTCCGCCTGCTGGCCACGGCCCTTGGCGCACCGGATAACCTGGTCCACAAACACCCCACCGCCGACCTTGAAGAATTGGTGCCGGGTAAGCTGGATGAGCATGCCTATGGTTGCACGTACGCAGAGATTGACGCGTACCTGATGGGCGAACCGGTAAGCGAGCGGGTGAGGGTGATTGTGGAGGACGCGTACGGCAAGACCGCGCACAAGCGTGCGCTGCCGCTTGCGCCGCTCTGA